The stretch of DNA AAACTTTTCTTCTTCATATATTAACCAAAAGTAATTCTCGACAAAATAATTCAAATAAAAACCCGGCAAGATTAAATCGGCCGGGCGTATATCTGGATTATTCCATCATTGCATATCGGGGTTGTTCAAAATACCAATTTGGTTTTGGTAAAGGCAAAATATCATCAAAACGTTTCACAAAGAACTTCCCTACATTTCCATCCGTTAACGTTACAATGTTAAGGTGCTGGTCAGAAACCTGCATTACCTGAACTAATACACAATCAAATGTTGTATCTACTCTGGATAAGTAGATATTATCATTGGTTACAACAATATCAGGCCCTTTTTTTGATTTCTTGTCTTTTTTATCAGCTTCTGTTGGTTTATAGGTGAGTCTAACAGGAACCTTTACAAAGTCTTTTCCATCACTATATAATTGTTGGGCCTTGTCCCATTCTGCACTTAAACTATCACAGTTCTTAGGCGTTAATTTCTTTAAAAAGCCCTCAGGAGTATTCAGGTACCAATTTTCTGCCTGTTGAATAATTCCTTTAGTTTGGGCAAATGAGAGATGAGCGGTAAATAAAGAAATGATAAGAACGACTAATTTCTTCATAAATTTATAACAGAATGTTTACTGCTGATAAATATATCAATTATTACGAAATTTTATCCCAAGTTATTTCCCTTTTACTTTTTTTCTCAAAATAAATACGAAGAGTTTTATTTTTTTCCATATTTAACATAGGATCCTCCTCCAATATCTGTTCTACACACCGACGCGCTTCGATCAAAATTTGCTGATCTTTTGCCAGATCTGCTAACCTTAAATCAAGCACACCACTTTGCTGAGTTCCTTCCAAATCTCCTGGTCCGCGTAACTTTAAATCCACCTCAGAAATCTCAAAACCGTCATTAGTCCTTTCCATGGTATCTAACCGAACTTTAGCTTCAGAAGATAATTTATGACTACTCATCAAAATACAAAAAGATTGTTCTGCTCCACGCCCAACACGTCCTCTCAATTGATGCAGTTGAGATAATCCAAATTTCTCTGCATTTTCAATAACCATTACGGAAGCATTAGGAACGTTTACCCCAACTTCAATAACTGTTGTAGCCACCATAATATGAGTTTCCCCATTTTTGAAACGATTCATCTCAAAATCCTTTTCAGCAGCTTTCATTTTACCATGAACAATACTTACCTGGTACTGAGGCTGTGGAAAAGATTTAGTGATGTGTTCATAGCCATTCATCAGATCGAGGTAATCCATTTTTTCTGATTCCTCAATTAAAGGATAAACAATATACACCTGTCTCCCTTTGGCAATCTCTTCTTTCAAAAATCCATGCAGGCGCAACCGGTGATTTTCGAATTTATGTAAGGTTTGAATAGGCTTTCTACCGGCAGGAAGCTCGTCAATTACAGATACATCTAAATCTCCATATAACGTCATTGCTAGGGTCCTGGGAATTGGAGTAGCTGTCATTACCAAAATGTGTGGAGGGCTACTATTTTTTTGCCACAATTTTGCACGTTGTTCTACACCAAACCGATGCTGCTCATCAATAATAACTAACCCCAGGTTTTGAAACTGAACTTTATCTTCAATTAATGCATGCGTTCCTACCAGTAATTTAAGTTCTCCGTTTGCCAATTCTTCAAATAACTTCTCACGTTGCTTCTTTTTAGTAGAACCGGTTAACAACTCAACCTTAACAGGCATATCTTTCAGCATCATTGAAATGGAATGAAAATGCTGAGTGGCAAGAATTTCTGTTGGAGCCATCATACAAGCCTGAAATCCATTGTCGATAGCCAATAACATCGACATTAACGCCACTACCGTCTTTCCGCTTCCAACATCACCCTGAACCAGCCTGTTCATTTGCATACCAGAGTTGGTGTCTCTCCTGATTTCCTTAATAACTCTTTTTTGGGCACCGGTCAGTTCAAAAGGTAAATGATTCGTATAAAAACCATTAAAATTATCACCCACTACTGAAAATAAGCTACCATTATGTAGACGTTTTTTGATTTGCTTATTAAAAAGTAATCGTAACTGAATAAAGAATAGTTCTTCAAATTTCAAGCGCGCTTGGGAACGCTGTAACAGCTTAGAGTCTTTGGGAAAATGAATTTGAATTAATGCATCTCTTCTTGACATTAATTTATATTGTTCCAAAGGAGCTTCAGGCAAATC from Solitalea canadensis DSM 3403 encodes:
- the recG gene encoding ATP-dependent DNA helicase RecG, translated to MLALVERKGFFDTPIEFLKGVGPSKADVLKKELNIYTYGDLLRHYPFRYIDRTRFYRIGEITPDLQYIQLKGIIVDKQLIGEQRRKRLVATLQDERGSHLELVWFQGIKFIEKHIHIGKEYIAFGKPNFFNNKANLPHPDLELVSEAKKEFQTALQPVYSSTEKLKLFFLDTKGIMRLVYNLLEQGANFIDEDLPEAPLEQYKLMSRRDALIQIHFPKDSKLLQRSQARLKFEELFFIQLRLLFNKQIKKRLHNGSLFSVVGDNFNGFYTNHLPFELTGAQKRVIKEIRRDTNSGMQMNRLVQGDVGSGKTVVALMSMLLAIDNGFQACMMAPTEILATQHFHSISMMLKDMPVKVELLTGSTKKKQREKLFEELANGELKLLVGTHALIEDKVQFQNLGLVIIDEQHRFGVEQRAKLWQKNSSPPHILVMTATPIPRTLAMTLYGDLDVSVIDELPAGRKPIQTLHKFENHRLRLHGFLKEEIAKGRQVYIVYPLIEESEKMDYLDLMNGYEHITKSFPQPQYQVSIVHGKMKAAEKDFEMNRFKNGETHIMVATTVIEVGVNVPNASVMVIENAEKFGLSQLHQLRGRVGRGAEQSFCILMSSHKLSSEAKVRLDTMERTNDGFEISEVDLKLRGPGDLEGTQQSGVLDLRLADLAKDQQILIEARRCVEQILEEDPMLNMEKNKTLRIYFEKKSKREITWDKIS